The DNA region ATACTCAATTTGACGAAGAGTTAATTCCGACATATTCAGTTCGTCAATAAGCTTACAGGAACACTGCCCCTTTACTTTCATCAATTGTGTATAAGTGTCATAAAGCTTTTTGTTAATGTCCACAAGATCACCTCATTAGTTTGTTAGGTTTTCCCTAACTACATAATAAATCACATTAAATATTTTGTCAACAAAAAAATTTAAATATTATGATTTAATTAAACCATAAATACCCTTTGGATTCTGTGCCTTTACAATAGCATAGGCAATCTTTGGAGTAAAAATTTTAGGATGATATACCATATATCTTGATTGCCACTGAGTAGGAGCATATTTTTCTTTAGAATGATGAAGAGTCTTAAAACTATATATATTATTTAAATTTTCATAGATAAATTCAAATAATATACCTGTAATTGCGTTCTTGTCATTTTCCCTCACATTTGCAAGAGGAGCAAGTCCCATACTTCCCCATTCTACTCCTTCTGATTTCATTACCATAAACGCTTCATAGATTACTTTTTCTATTACACCTTGAGGTGCATCAGGTAATCTTCTTGTTACATCTGCAAGATACCCCTTTCCACCTTCAAAGGGTATAAATACTACAAACCCTAACATTTTACCTTCAGCATCCCTTGCAAAAAAGTATCGTCTATCCATAGGATTATCTAATTCTGTTCCTCCCAACATGAAAGACATTTCTCCATGTTTATTTTCTTTCCAAAGCTTTGTAATTTCATTTATTTCATCTTCTATATTAACATCCTTATGTTTTAATGGCTCATATTCTTCAATTGTTATTCCATATCTGTTTGCATGATTAATTGCAGCCCTTACCTTGGCCACTCTGCCGCCCTTCAAATTATACTCTGACAACTGAAACATTGCATCCTCTCCATACTTTACACATCCAAAGCCTGTCTTTTTATATATTTGTAAAAATTTTTCTGAAACATTTAATAATACAATTTCCAATCCATTCTCTCTACAAAAGGACATAAATTCTAAAAGGAAGGCTTCCGCATTTTCATCTGAACATATAATATCACCACAACAGACTGCCACATCTGCCACTATAGTAAAGGCTACTGTTCCCTCCACAACATTACTGAAATAGTATCGCTTATCATTAT from Clostridium pasteurianum BC1 includes:
- a CDS encoding phosphatidylglycerol lysyltransferase domain-containing protein produces the protein MKKRFKVIIQNIAILMLVFSGMAKIIFPFLHNHGIMHYVYRLYTKVYPQAIVIHNTLNIVIGFLTLFLAFKLYKRIRYAWIIQIIMLIMSMALHIFRTFNLSSILLVYEAFILIVLLIYRNDFKRRSNKITVKYGIIIAFFSICLIILYTAIGFLSMKGNFRHIHDFNDALYRAIKLLFLMDIEYKNRAGRLFAESAIIFNWISILLSFMLMLKPLIYNPIISKRDREKVRRLVMEYGENTLSYLALDNDKRYYFSNVVEGTVAFTIVADVAVCCGDIICSDENAEAFLLEFMSFCRENGLEIVLLNVSEKFLQIYKKTGFGCVKYGEDAMFQLSEYNLKGGRVAKVRAAINHANRYGITIEEYEPLKHKDVNIEDEINEITKLWKENKHGEMSFMLGGTELDNPMDRRYFFARDAEGKMLGFVVFIPFEGGKGYLADVTRRLPDAPQGVIEKVIYEAFMVMKSEGVEWGSMGLAPLANVRENDKNAITGILFEFIYENLNNIYSFKTLHHSKEKYAPTQWQSRYMVYHPKIFTPKIAYAIVKAQNPKGIYGLIKS